Proteins encoded within one genomic window of Formosa agariphila KMM 3901:
- a CDS encoding polyprenol monophosphomannose synthase, with protein sequence MRDSIVIIPTYNEIENIETIIRAVFSEEKDFHVLVVDDNSPDLTAAKVRDLQKEFAGRLFLEVRQGKSGLGTAYIHGFKWCLKHEYQYIFEMDADFSHNPKDLIRLYNACAVDGADLSIGSRYVKGVNVVNWPMNRVLMSYMASKYVRVITGMKIHDTTAGFVCYKREVLETIDLDKIKFVGYAFQIEMKFKAYIKKFKIEEVPVIFTDRTKGESKLSSGIISEAIFGVISMKLKSIF encoded by the coding sequence GTGAGAGACTCTATAGTCATTATCCCAACATATAACGAAATTGAAAATATAGAAACCATAATAAGGGCTGTGTTTTCAGAAGAAAAGGACTTTCATGTTCTAGTTGTAGATGATAATTCGCCAGATTTAACTGCTGCTAAAGTAAGAGATTTACAAAAGGAGTTTGCAGGACGTTTATTTCTAGAGGTGAGACAAGGTAAATCTGGTTTAGGGACCGCATATATACATGGGTTTAAATGGTGCCTGAAACATGAATATCAATATATTTTTGAGATGGATGCCGATTTTTCTCACAACCCTAAGGACTTAATACGACTGTATAACGCTTGCGCTGTAGATGGTGCCGATTTATCTATTGGATCACGATATGTAAAAGGTGTAAATGTTGTAAATTGGCCAATGAATCGTGTATTAATGTCGTATATGGCATCTAAATATGTTCGCGTTATAACGGGTATGAAAATTCATGATACAACTGCCGGATTTGTATGTTATAAGCGTGAGGTTTTAGAAACCATTGATCTGGATAAGATTAAGTTTGTAGGTTACGCATTTCAAATAGAAATGAAATTTAAAGCCTATATTAAAAAGTTTAAAATCGAAGAAGTTCCAGTTATTTTTACGGACAGAACTAAAGGGGAATCAAAATTAAGTTCAGGAATTATTTCGGAAGCTATTTTTGGAGTAATTTCTATGAAATTGAAAAGTATATTTTAA